catatgcacaatAAACAcatccacatgaacacacacacagagagcatcATAATTATTTCCTCCTTCCTTATGCCTCTTTCTCCAACCCACTCCCTCCTAGctctgttaatttttatttcccgATGGCTCTGATTGTCAGTGTCTtgagtcatttctctgtagatATCAGCACCATCTGTTCCAAACTCAGACCATATTTCTCTGTTGACCTGTTTTGTATTTTCCGAGCTCTGGGTTCATGTTCATGGCCTCGGGGGCATGTGTGGCCGCTAGAGGGGCTGAAAGGTGGCTTTGTGTttgcaagtgttacagctctggaggGGAGTCAGGCTATGCCTATAACTGTGTTCCTGTAGGGGGGAATGGTCTCCCTGCAGGAGTATTTTCAGGGTGAAGGCTTTCAGGGTGGAAATTGGTTGGATTTCAATCCCTGAGCTTGGACAAACTCAGAGATTGGCTGGATTTCatgctcagggattggctggatttgtgctcagggattggctggATTTGTGCTCAGTTGGTCAAGAGCAGAGTATATTTCtttgactctggtttcagggtcagggtgtgtttctttggctggcccttttaccctacagtGTTCCCAGAGCAGAAGCCCTTTGGGGGAAAGACAGGCAGACCGGACTCCAGACCTCTGAGATTTGTTAAACTCTCCCAACCCCTAGCCATccattccccttctcttccctcctaccCCTGTCCTTCCCTTCCCTATGTTCTCCCTTTGGatgttgtttttaaagttttaatcagtctctctctctttttctcttcctctctctctctctccctctctctctgtgcacacatgtgcatgtgatgtgtgtatgtgagagatgGTTACTTACGCCATGACATAAGAGAGGTGGAGTGGATTCTCTTGCGTatttatgtgagttccagggattggACTCAAGTTGTccggcttgcatggcaagtgcccttcccactgaggcatctcaccaGTCCCCTGCTGTtagcttttttgagataggatttcaaaTAGcataggttggccttgaacttactgtgccgttaaggatgaccttaaactcctaatCCTCTTGCTCTGCCTCTAAATACTGGGGTTATTGCTTGCACCACCGTGTCTagctcttgtttttgttgttgttattttgtttttaatttttggagacaggatcttgttacatagccctggctagcttggGACTCACTgtatatagatcaggctagccctTTACTTCTagggatctttctgcctctgcttcccctgtGCTTGGAGGGTAGGAATAAACCTCTATAAAGGCTGAGGCCTCTTGAATTTGTTGGACTTTGAGGACTGAAGTTCATTGTTTTTGATTGTCTCTGCAAAATGAAGCATCTAGGGTCACAATCAGGCTTTgcatgaaaatggcccccataggcccatagggagtgtcACTCTTAAGAGGACAccttttggagtaggtgtggttttgttgggggaagtgtgccactggggatgaactttgaggtctcagatgctcaagccagatccagtctctctcttctttctgcagatccagatgtagaattctcagctacctcttcagtaccatgtgtacctgtgtgccaccacgcttCCTGCCCTGATGATaactgactaaacctctgaactgtaagcaagttccaatagaatgctttcctttatatgagttgtcatggtcaaggtgtctcttcacagcagcagaagactTAAGACAGCCACCTTACAAAGAATTACATAAAATGTCATTACACATCTGTCGGGAACCaacctcgacaaaaatacctcttgccagggtagaggcgtggggatttagaaatatagcaAAGAGTATGAAGacatgagtgaaaataataaaatggagaatcaTATAGGAgagtatcaggagggaattccagtactgaaatttaatttccaactgcttaaaatacccttgACCCAAAGAGGcaggagtaagataaaaaactacattaacaggacacaaggaaatgaacagaccagctGAAGGTGGAGGGAGACTTCCAgataaacattctgttgctagaacaaaacaagtcccgctcataccctagaccaaaacattctgtaggcaaaccactccctgagtGGAATCCAACTTTATCTCCATAAAGAAACTGAacccgggttggagagatggctcagcggttaagagcactgactgctcttccagaggacccgggttcaattcccagcacccacgtggcagctcacaactgtctgaaaatgcagttccacgagatctgacaccttcacaccaatgcacataaaataaagttaaataaatcattaaaaacaaattaaaaaaaaaaaagaacactgcctgctgttccagaggtcctgagttcaattcccagcaaccacatggtggctcacaaccatctgtagtaagatctggtgccctcttctgacctgcagaacactgtatacataatgaataaataaaccttaaaaaaaaaaaaaagaaaagaaactaaaccCTTAGTCAggtccttagacttttgtttgggagcacatctatttctctatttctgaaatacaaggtctggatattagccaaaCCTGTTGATAATAACCTTGAGATAGCAGAACTCTCTGGTTtgaatctaggtgggaccttttgaggtagaagcacaataaccttgaaggaactagaggtaagttccaactctctctgacctttgttctggaaataggctcacatttccGGACCTCTACACACAAATCTAAGTCTGGGGACTGTTGTTTGTGAGTACTGCAATGCCTTAAGCAAATATGGTTCCACTCATGGGCTTCTTTTAAGTCAGCAAGCAATTATTCACTCATCTGAAAGTATttatgccaggtagtggtggcacacgcctttattcccagcactcaggaggcagagacaggtggatctctgagtctgaggacagtcCGTTCTaatgagtgagttccagagcagctagggctgttacacagagaaattctgttttgaaaaagaaagaaagaaagaaagaaagaaagaaagaaaggaaggaaggaaggaaggaaggaaggaaggaagaaagaaagaaagaaagaaagaaagaaagaaagaaagaaagaaagaaagaaactaagtcTGCTAAGGACAAGGATGaccttcagttttattttatttatttgcaggaCTGGGTTTTGAACCTGGGCCTCAAGCATGCCAGGCAAACACGTCTCAGCCCACACTGGCCCTTCACTGGGGAACTGTAGACCAGCTTGCTATCCCACTGAATCAGGACCCCCAAGTCTTTGTTTTCAGCTttctaattttgagacagggtgccaCAAAGTTCTCCAGACTGCAGACTGGTACTGGCATTGAACTCGCCATGtgggccaggctgtccttgagctttcaatcctcctgcctcagtctcccaagtacctGGGAttgcatctttttatttttttaaaaaatattaattaattaatttttttattatgtgtacaatattctgtctgtgtgtatacctgaaggccagaagagggtgccagacctctttacagatggttgtgagccaccatgtggttgctgggaattgaactcaggacctttggaagagcagacaatgctcttaaccactgagccatctctccagcccctgggattGCATCTTTAGACCACTAGTAGTGgccttgattttattttactttagcaGTGCTGGGAACGGCTGCAGGGGCTCTCACAGGACCAAGCAAGTGCTCCACCAGCTACACGACCAGCACACAAGTGTATGAGCTAGGCATGCAGCAATTACATGACCTCATTCCTTAAGGAGCACAGAAAACCAAACTTGGGGGCCGGTTTCCTGGGTAAAGAGACTGCTATGAAAGCCCGAGTTTAGATTCCTAGCCTCTGTGGGGGTGATGCACACCCACATCTCAGTTTTGcagggggggtggtggtggtgagaaagcctgtctcaaaatctgTAAGGACAGGCTGTGCACGGTGCTGCaagcttttttgttgttaattcttgtttttgtttgttttacagacagggtcttgctatgtagccctggctgtcctggaacttactctgtagaagaGACTGGCcgtgcactcacagagatctgcctggctctgcagagtgctgggaccactgcttggcatttttttttttttttaaatagggaaaaatgatgagagagagagaaacttacaATCGGGACATTATTGCCTGTCTTACAGATCTGAGCGACAGGTACCCAGGCCCTGCAGAAGGTGGGACAATCCCGCCTGTTTTATAGATCTGAGCAATAGGTACACAGGTCCTGCAGAAGGTCCCTCAGCGGGCACCAGGAGCCCCCTCCTTAGTTTGCTTCACCAGCTTGGCAAAAACCAACCATCTTGGCTCGGGTGACCTTTCCTGGATCACTGGCAGGACACGGAGAAAGAAAGGTTACTGTCTGAAGCCTCCTGGAGACCTCAAGAGAGCCACAATAAACATTGTAATTGTTTGACAAAGCTCTTGgctttgggtctgggcagcaggaagagctaaAACTGGTGTGGCAAGGCGGAGGTGGCCCGCGGCAAGAGTTTGGCTGCAGGGCCTGGTGAGCTCTGAAACTGTGCTTTCTGAAGAAACCTGGGGCCGCTTCTCCCAACCCCCTCTCCTGTGTCTCTAAAGCTCCTGTGTGGATGTACTACAACATTAATGCTCAAAATATACATTAATTAAGCCCCTATACGCCCATCATGGTACCTGGGTggtcttttgttggtttttgcttgttttttttgaaacagggtctcactatgttgcccaggcagACTTGGGATTCACTTATGCTGAAGTAGGCTTCTCTTGAACTCACCGAATCTACCTGCCCtctagagtgttgggattaaaggtgatttttaatcttttttttttttttttttttttttttttggtttttcgagacagggtttctctgtagctacggagcctgtcctggaactagctcttgtagaccaggctggcctcgaactcacaaagatccgcctgtctctgcctcccaagtgctgggataaaggcgtgctccaccactgcccggcttctttttttttttttttaaatctgagacAGGTTGTCCTtccatagagcaggctggccttgaacttgtgaagatccttctgctgtctctgcctcacaagtaaGTGGATTACTAGACCCCTCATGGTGTTAGGAACAGAACCTAAGGTCTCACCTAAAGCTAGGCAATTGCTCTCCTGCTAAGCCACGCCCCACTAACACTGAACTCCACCCCCAgccatcttttattttattttggctttttgaggcagggtttctcagtgcaacagacctggctgtcctgaaacttgctttgtggaccagactgaccttgaactcctggagaactgctttcctttccctcccaagtgctgagattaaagatgtgaccacctctgcctggcttttttctttttcacttttttgtttgtttgtttgtttgtttgtttaaatggaAAGAATTGTATACTTCCACTTCTCTTATTAACAATTTATCTCAttgcaattgttttttttttctgtcatgagGGTGTGCGTATAAGTGGGGTGTGTTTGAGTAGACAGGGTCAGCAGATCCCCTTAGAGCTGGAGCCACAGGTGTGAGTTCCCTCCTGtgagtgctgggtgctgggatcctctgtgagagcagtgtGTGCGCCAAGCTGCTTGGTCATCTCTCCAGTgcgcccttctttctcttttcttttggtttttcaagacagggtttcccagtactatgaagcctgtcctggaactagctctgtagaccaggctggcctcgaactcacggagatccgcctgcctctgcctcctgagtgctgggattaaaggcgtgcgccaccatcacctgactattttctgttttgaaacagtctcaccgaagcatcaggctggccttgaatgaaCTCGGCAGCCTAGATTGGACTTCAACTCAAGACcctgctgcttcagcctcctgagtgatcAGGATTATGGCTATATACCACCACAGCTGACTTTACCTTGCCTTCGGACGCTGGTGAGTTACCCTGTGCCTACCTTCAGGGCACAATGGGACAATGAGGTCAGAAACGCCCCTCAGTTCTGGCTTGGGCTCAACTTGTGTCCCTGGGTCAGAGGATGCTGGAGCTGGAGGGAGACATTACCCGCTGGTTCTTTGTCAGCAGCCCCCGAATCTAGTCGGGGCCAGAGATACCTTCTCTACTTCCTTGTCCCTTCCTCCCCTTAAGCACTCCATTATTTAAGGGTCCCTTTATTTCATGCAGCCCCTCCCATGCCTAAGCCTTTCCCGGGTCAGCATGATGGCTTGGTGCGTTAAATGCATGTCCAAGTAAACTTGGCGACCTGAATTCAGCCCTTGAAGCCCATGAAAAGACGACGACAGAACCGACTCCACTAACTTAACTGACTTGACAGCCACTTGTGCACCTCGGCGcatgcatgtacccacacacacatccacacccaataaaaaaaaaaaaaaaaaaaaaaacaggactccATTCTTAGAGCTCCACCCCTTCACTGAGTCAACgtctgtttattcttttattcgagacagggtctcatgtaaccttGGTTGCCCTCAAGTTCACTgtgaagtccaggctggctttgatctcATAATCCTCCTACGAGCTGAGATTACAGTCGTGGCACGTACTTGGCCCCAAAGTTCTCCTCATTGGCCACTTGCTCTGTCCTCTCCCAGAGAGAAGAGTGGTTTCCCTAGGGGAAGCTGCTGGGGATAGTCGGCTACATTCTCCTTGCTCTTTTAGGATCTTATCAGGGATGAACTCAACACTAGGGCATTTACTATGAATAGCAACCCATTTCCTCTTCTTTAGGTCATCCTGATGCCAGCACACTGGCATTCCttagggaagaggaggggactCTTCTGGAGCGGTTCTCCTAAGCAATCTTTTGGCACTGGGCACACCGGAACCTGCCTCTAATACCAGCTACTTAGGATGTTTAGCTAAAATGAGCATGAGGCTAGTTCTGGACTACagattgagaccttgtctcaaacccaAACCCAGTATCAAGTGTTTGTGCTCCAATGCCCAGGTGACCCTCTTTCCCTCCTAGATCACCAgtatcctcctgctccagcctccctgCTGAGTCCTTTCTTAGGCATGCCACTTGCTCACGGTGCCTAAGTGCCCTGGTCAGACTCTTACCCCCCACTCACTGTCCCCTCCATTCCTGTCTCTAGCGTTCTTGCTTAAGCCACCCATAGCCACCGTGCCGTTTAAAACCAGGTCCCTTCTCCTGTTCAAACACTGTTGTCCATCCCTACGTCCTTGGAactcttcttcttttggtttctaGAAGGAACTCACTGTTCCCCTGGTTTCTGCCATAGGTTAATGACTCCTGGGTTTACAAGGTTTCTGTACATTTAttctccttcctgtttcctggATCGTCTTACCTGGCCGTTCCTAGTGTGACCGACTCTAGCACTCAGACCGAGCTTCCCTCGGCTTCCTCCCAGGAACTTGAGCTGCCATTTTGGTAGTTGTTCCTTATCAATGATCTAAGACTGAAAGCTGAGGCTGTATTAATTGTACCTTATCTTGGTTTTTCAatacacggtttctctgtgtagccctggaactcactctgtagaccaagctgacctcaaatttagagatccgcctgcctctgcctccctcccgagtcctggggttaaaggtgtgcgcaccgCTAACCGGCTCAGGTTGAGGCTATCTTAGATTCTTCTCATTCCCCCACTCTGACACCCTAATGGGGAGTCCTGGGAATTCCACTTCCTTAAACGCCCTCAGTTTCGCCCTGGAATACCACCATCTTACCCTGGGTGGGGTTCCTCTATCATCTTTGAGCGCCTCACCCAAGATTCTCTcaccttttgttgctgttttttgttcgtttgttgaGACAAAGCCTCCTTATACAGCTCTGGATAGTCTGGAATGCAGACCAGGttagtctagaactcacagagatcctcctgcctccagagtgctgggattaaagatgtgctccaaTATGcccattttgtttttgctttttttttttttttttttgttggagacaactcatgtagcccaggctgctttgGAACTGTTAtatgaaccaggtgtggtggtcagcctggtctacaggagttagacaaccagggctatacagagagaccctacctcaaaaaaacaaaaacaaaaaaatgaagagagagagagagagagagagagagactgatatGCGGCAGAGActataaccttgaactcctgatgtttCTGCCTACACTTTCCAAATAGTCTCACTGCTTTAAAGCAGGGCCACCTAGGACCCTGTTTTCCCGTCAAGAGCCCTGTTCTAGTTCCCTTTATCTTGTTTCAAGAGCAAGCACCTCACTTCTCAATATTGTTTAAAGCTAGGTCCCTCCCTCCTTTGCGGGCACTGGGAAGACGGTGAGGTGGCCTTGTTCCTCATCTCTCCACCTCCAGGTCGGAGGAATTGTCAAATGTTCCTTTTAGTCCCTGTCCCTCCACCCCCAAGCTAGGAAAGGAACCCAGGCCCAGTGTGTGCTATGCAagtactctactactgagccacacccccgtCGCTTAGATGTCCTTTTGGTGAGGCATTCAAGCCAAACAATAGGTCTTTTTGTTTGACGTCTCCAAATATAAAATCGCAGTATAGAATGTACTTCTTTAACCCGCACATCCGTCACCTCAAAAGCCCAGAGCAAGGCTATGGATCGAAGCTCCAAACTCAAACCAACTGGGACATCCGGGAGAAGAACCCCTTGCCTCCTCTGGCTATGCCCCTCAGATCGGCTCTGTTGAGTTCAGTCCCGGAATATCTCCCAAGAGCCCCACCATGTGAGCACCAAGCTCACTATATACCCCTATATTCTCCTTACTGGACCTGTATGCTGTTTTAAACTCGCTGCCCACGGCGAAGGCTATCTCAGGGCCACTCCCCAGCAGCTGCCCGGCAAGGGAGGTGGTGGCCTGTGGGGGCGTTCAGGATAAGGACGCTCCAGCGACTgcaaaaatgaaaggtttttattgaaaaatatgaaatggCCCGTTTTATggttgcctgtctctgcccactgTGAATCTTCCGGCTGCGGAAGGACGGGGCTGGCAAGTAGCTGCAGTGGCCACCCCAGTCCTGTACTCGGGAAGGGTGAGGTTTCTTTGTCCAGACGGGTTGGACGGTTCCTAGGCCCGGCAGTCAGGTGGCAGCCAGGGAAGAGGGGACTCGCCAGgctatttttccttttccagtCTAGCAAGCAGACTGCGTGGCGTCTGAAACCATCTGGAAGGTGGTGTGGTCTCCGACGCGTGGCTGCAAGCTGGACTGGTGGGGTGCTTCGGCTgctggtagtggtgatggtgcgGTCTGCGTGCACCCGGCCCCTCAGACATAGTCCTTGCGGTCATAGGCGGTGCCGGTACCGGTGCCAGGCCCGGTGGATCGCGGCGCAGAATAGAGGACCTTGGTGGTCGTGTACTTATCGCGTGGTGGGCAGGAGCAGCAGAGCAAGGCGCCCCCTAGTAGCTGCAATGCGGCGGCTGCCCAGCCCACGTACAGCCCGGCTCCCATCTCCCGCTTCTGGGCCTCAGGCACCAGTGGGTTATAGAAATCCCTGATGATGGTGTTGGCCGACCAGGACACGGGTACTAAGGTGAGCAGAGAAGCCAACAGGAAAAGCACTCCCGCCCCGATGGTGATCTTGGCCTTGGCCGTCTCGTCTTGTACGCAGTTAGTGCACTGGGCGCCCACGAGCGCCACGAGGAGCCCGAAGGCGGCCATCAGGATGGACACCACGATGAGGGCTCGGGCAGCCTGCAGGTCCTGCGGCAGGGCCAGCAGCGAGTCGTACACCTTGCACTGCATCTGCCCGGTGCTCTGCACCACGCAGTTCATCCACAGGCCCTCCCAGGTGATCTGCGCTGTGATGATGCTGCTACCGATGAATGCCGAGACGCGCCACATGGGGAGAGCGCAGCACACGATGCTGCACAGCCAGCCCAGCACGGCCAGCGACGTGCCGGTGATCTCCAGGCCCATGGACATGGCTGCTGGACTTGAACCGGCTCTGCCGGGCAGCTCCGGGGGCTGGGAGACGAGGGATCGAGGCCGCTGGACCTGAGAACCAACTGCCGTGCGAAGATTGACGGACGACTGTCGCCGGGACCGACGAGTGGAAGGCAAAGGACGGGGCGCGCTAACGGCTCCTCTCCCGGGGCTCTCACGGAGGCTGCCCCTGCACCtgcctgtagctttggaggctggcTGCTGAGACTGGGTTGGCTCGGGGTGGGGTGGGTTGGACTTAGCTGGTGCCCAGAGGAGGAGGGTGGAGCTCGCTCTCCTGGCCCAGGGGACAGTGACGTGTGTCCCGTTCAGTCCCGTccgtcctccccctccccttcaccAAGGGAGGTAGGATTTAGCCAGAATCCGAATGTTTAGGGTGTGGGGGTGATATCGAGGGAAGGCTGGGACCTCTGCGCTCCCTTCTTTCCAAACCTGCCTAGCTCCTCATCCACAACGAATTCTTTTGAGACAtacagagggggaggggaggggcatttcagggatttttttttttttttgaagcgcAAATCACCAATAATAATCTGCTTTCCCCACCTCCATCCTTTCCAgcgcgggagggagggaggcgtaGGATGGGGGCGAGGCCAACTCCTCTGGACAGCCCGGACTGGGAGGCCCCAGTGTGGGCGTGGCTGCGGCTGTTTGTCGTTGTAAGTGGACGGAATTGCAGTACCTGCTCTGGGTCTCTCCAGCTTTGAGGCAAGTATGCTGGCCTTGCCAGAGCGCAGTTTGATGCAGGCTGATAGCAAGGTCTGTATTTGGAGATACTTGACTCTGAAGCCAGGGCCGCCCACCTGAAGCCCCCTCCCTAACCAGGTGTTGAGTTTAAATTCTTGTCAGGCCCCTCATGTGGCCATGGCAGACTTAGCTCAATTACTGCCCCAACCAGAAGCTGCTTTTCCTCATTGAGGTTCTCTTCGTGGGGtcttgttttctctcctttggCGGGGCAGAGCGAGTGCCAGGTGAGGTGGGAAAGAGATTTGATACAGTcgagaacagaaaagaaaaagtcaagccAGGTGTGTTGGCTCACCCTTGAGGCCTAGACAAGAAGAtggctttgagttcaaggccagagtgggCTAAAGAGTGTGTCTCAAAAttaaacacaacacacatatgaAAAGCCCTGTACAGTTGGGCGGTAGTGgtacatacttttattttttttttattttttttttatttttattattatttttttttttttggtttttcgagacagggtttctctgtggttttggagcctgtcctggaactagctctgtagaccaggctggtctcgaactcacagagatccacctgcctctgcctcccaagtgctgggattaaaggcgtgcgccaccaccgcccggcttggtacatacttttaattccagcactcaggaggcagaggcaggctgatctctgtgagttcgaggccagcctggtctacagagtgaattccaggactggctccatagctaccgagaaaccttgtctctaaaaataaaacaaacaaacaaacaaaaatctctgtACAGTGTCattgcagcacttgggaacatggagggaggcaggagttcaagatcGCCTTGCTGCTTGGAGAATTCAAGGCCAAATGGACCacgtgagaccctgactcaaacaaactATAAACAAACATACATCATAAAAAGCCCCAAACACCAATCCATATTGCCTCTGTGCACCTGTCTCTCCTGCTCacggttgttttttttttttttttttttttttttttttttttttttttttttttttttttggcttttcgacacagggtttctctgtagcttcggagcctgttctggaactagctcttgtagaccaggctggccttgaactcacagagatcctcctacctctgcctcccaagcatggCTCATGCTCCCTCACCTCTTCCCTTCAGCATATCTAGGGTCTGGCTCTTCTAGCTTTGCTCCTAAACACCCCAAGGGCCTATGCTTGGGGTCCTTTCTTCATGAGACCCTCCTACAGCTTCCCACGTGGCTTACTGACCCCCAGCCCTCAAGTCTTTTATAGTTTCAGAGCAGGGGATGTCTCTCACTGGGTAGAGTGCTTAACCAGCCCGCTCAAAGTCCTTGGTCTGTCCTGGGCACTAAGTAAGCCCCCAGGGCATGGTATGTTGATAATCACCACCCTAGTGtacatcagaagttcaagatgcTCCGCAGCTTCTTAGTGAATTGAAGGTCCGTGTGGGTGGCTTGGAAACCTGCCCCtagacaaaaaaacaaatggtAGCAAAACCATCCCAGCTTCTTACCCACAATACCCAGTCCCCTCTGATACCTCCTTTCTTTCGTATTTGACACCATCTGTAGTtcactccctcttccctttcttttttcctctcttcctccttcttctccccctccaggcttccctccctgcttgcctttttcttcctccacccccccccctccTGCCCAACTGCACTGcatagcctagggtggccttaaactcaagatTGTTTTGCCTTCCCTGCCTGAGTGGTGAGATCCTTTGTGAGAGAGGCTACGCCTGGTTTCCCATTTACTTCTGGTTCTTTGTCTCTGCTCCGCTCGGTTAGCACCGCTGGGACATTGAGAATGTTCCAAGACTGTTTCGCCTGTTTTATTACACGGCACTCCTACCACCTAGAACAGGGCTGGGTACTCAGGGAGGTAACtaacttctcactttctcttgtTTCCTCAACTTGTCCTGCCGGGGCTCTTGGACTGAGGGTGTTGTGCTGTGAGGGGCCCCAGAGGCTGTGCCATTAGCTAGGAACCTGAGACCCACACAGCCGGATGAAAAGCTGGACTGCGTGTAGGGGGGGGCGGTAGATGGTCCAGGAGATAAAAGTCCTTGTCGCCAGGCTTGACAACCTGCTTTTGAGCCCCATTACTCCAAGGGGGGAAATAAAAGCCCATTTCCCaaagtttttctctgacctccacatgcgtgcTTACTTGCATGCACCCATGTATGCGTGCGCGGGCGCACtaaataactaataaaacaaaataaaggggcAAGTTTCACTGAGTTGGGTCCAAGGTGTATTCCCCCCGCTGGGGGCCCCCTACCTCTCAAATTACAAACACTCAGACTTCATCCTCTTCCCTAAGAACCTACATCCTGGGGTGACAGAGATTCAAATAAACAATCCCAGAGGCCCATAGAAACCAGGGTTCTGTTTCTTCCAAGTACAAAGGTCTTGGGCTGGTCCTGATGGGCAGGGCTGGGAGTGCCAGGCCAGAAGGCCCAGCTGGTGCTGGGTCAGAGTTGTTCTGGAAGGAATGTAAGCC
The Chionomys nivalis chromosome 3, mChiNiv1.1, whole genome shotgun sequence genome window above contains:
- the Cldn3 gene encoding claudin-3; its protein translation is MSMGLEITGTSLAVLGWLCSIVCCALPMWRVSAFIGSSIITAQITWEGLWMNCVVQSTGQMQCKVYDSLLALPQDLQAARALIVVSILMAAFGLLVALVGAQCTNCVQDETAKAKITIGAGVLFLLASLLTLVPVSWSANTIIRDFYNPLVPEAQKREMGAGLYVGWAAAALQLLGGALLCCSCPPRDKYTTTKVLYSAPRSTGPGTGTGTAYDRKDYV